Proteins co-encoded in one Macrobrachium nipponense isolate FS-2020 chromosome 24, ASM1510439v2, whole genome shotgun sequence genomic window:
- the LOC135202934 gene encoding uncharacterized protein LOC135202934 produces MIKNYGEDPYVLKQCLLGEALKVVLGVDDDFHKMMARLDEKFGNVTKVVDSVLCEIRALKPVPEGNNKKLVELVNTVERGWLDMCKLDLKSEMNNTTVISLVEKLLPPAIEKGMGFFKKLVKSQSEKEFGKLLEFLEKERKVIEYVQEGVRSRAAVHSATHEDHCYTDNLNEAIKQLRENQESQQQQLNECKVDLLIGVDHSSMIPQVVRTIDTLQLMQNNFGMCVRGSYPVMNKNMGTNSVLTVRISHMTVATEVNDIIPRYSENLSKQLEDFFSVENFGTSCIPKCSGCKCGKCSLSGEHSLKEEMELKQIEEGLNYDSINGYWIASYPWIKDPNKLPNNVSLAYGRLKSTERRLIKLGSDYSKKYNDQILDMVHREVARKLNIDEISNYNGPVHYLPHHEVHKPDSVSTPLRIVFNSSSSYLGHVLNDYFAKGPDVLNNMIAILIRFRQHAVAFVADIKKMYNSVRISELDQHTHRFLWRDLETDREPDHYVLTTVTFGDRPSGIIAMMALRKTTEMDESFPLTAELINRNSYVDDILSSVSTVERAKRSIVEANAKLSRGGFQIKHWVMSGESPEDNFLNILKTDKEKPKDAVGKPDLVIFADASKLAYGACAYLRWKVREGPFVSKLLMAKNRIAPTRQLTIPRLELCGAVLACRLRTVIEKEIDIELESVIHIIDSSIVRAQICNKSSSFNIFVATRVAEIQTKSKSVEWFWTSSGNNPADLTTRPTHPMLLDSDSLWQNGPPFMCLPVSEWPISQSNDLELPDIAPVKIVNNLYRDNTVIIDVNRYGSYSKLLRVTARVLKADRLRSFKGVSLVPHSDDLKVAEDIWVGWVQKTIAGDWEKRYERLGAVMNEEGLICVGQRISVWLKDNWNRSTFVLLPVRHSFTRLYVKHIHEIDHAGVEVTLAKLQSKFWVPGARKLIKSVKARCVICRKLAKKTEEQCMGQCPSERLQPAPPIFNTAIDLFGPFIVKDTVKRRTRKRFMG; encoded by the exons ATGATTAAGAACTATGGGGAGGATCCATATGTCCTTAAGCAGTGTTTGTTAGGCGAGGCCTTGAAAGTGGTACTTGGGGTTGATGATGATTTCCATAAGATGATggccagacttgatgaaaaatttggaaatgtaACAAAGGTGGTGGACTCTGTTTTGTGTGAGATAAGAGCCCTTAAGCCTGTGCCAGAAGGCAACAACAAAAAACTTGTGGAATTGGTGAATACTGTGGAGAGGGGATGGCTTGATATGTGTAAGCTAGATCTTAAATCAGAAATGAATAACACTACTGTAATTAGCTTAGTAGAAAAGCTCTTACCCCCAGCAATTGAAAAGGGAATGGGTTTTTTTAAAAAGCTAGTGAAGTCCCAAAGTGAGAAGGAATTTggaaaattattagaatttttagaaaaagaaaggaaggtaatAGAGTATGTGCAGGAAGGAGTGAGGTCAAGGGCAGCAGTGCACAGTGCGACTCATGAGGATCACTGTTATACAGATAATTTGAATGAAGCAATTAAGCAGttaagagaaaaccaagagtcgcaacaacaacaattaaatgAAT GCAAGGTAGATTTGTTAATTGGCGTGGATCACAGTAGCATGATACCTCAAGTGGTTAGAACCATTGATACCTTACAGCTAATGCAAAACAATTTTGGAATGTGTGTAAGAGGTTCATATCCAGTTATGAATAAGAATATGGGTACTAATAGTGTCTTAACGGTAAGGATTAGCCACATGACTGTAGCTACTGAGGTCAATGACATCATACCACGATACAGTGAGAACCTCTCAAAACAgttagaagattttttttcagttgaaaattttGGAACTTCATGTATACCTAAATGTAGTGGTTGTAAATGTGGGAAGTGTTCATTGAGTGGGGAACATAGCTTGAAGGAGGAAATGGAattaaaacagatagaagaagGACTTAATTATGATTCAATAAATGGGTATTGGATTGCAAGCTATCCATGGATTAAGGATCCTAACAAACTCCCTAATAATGTTTCCCTTGCATATGGAAGACTAAAATCTACTGAACGAAGGTTAATAAAGCTCGGGAGCGATTactctaaaaaatataatgatcagATTTTAGATATGGTTCATAGGGAAGTTGCTAGAAAATTGAACATAGATGAGATAAGTAATTATAATGGTCCCGTTCACTACTTGCCCCACCATGAAGTCCACAAGCCAGACTCAGTTTCTACCCCTTTGAGAATTGTGTTCAACTCTTCTTCCTCTTACCTTGGTCACGTACTCAATGATTACTTTGCAAAGGGCCCTGATGTGCTAAACAACATGATTGCTATACTGATACGTTTTAGGCAACATGCTGTGGCCTTCGTAGCAGATATTAAGAAAATGTACAACTCTGTACGAATTTCAGAACTTGATCAACATACTCATAGGTTTTTGTGGCGGGACTTAGAAACTGACAGAGAGCCAGATCACTATGTGCTTACTACTGTGACCTTTGGTGATAGACCTAGTGGCATAATAGCAATGATGGCCTTACGTAAAACCACCGAGATGGATGAATCCTTTCCCCTAACTGCAGAGTTGATCAATCGCAACTCGTATGTTGATGATATACTGTCAAGTGTATCGACGGTTGAAAGGGCTAAGAGAAGTATTGTAGAAGCTAATGCAAAATTATCTCGGGGAGGATTTCAGATCAAGCACTGGGTTATGTCAGGTGAGAGTCCAGAagataattttcttaacatcttgAAAACTGATAAGGAAAAG CCTAAAGACGCCGTTGGTAAGCCTGATTTAGTCATTTTTGCAGATGCAAGTAAGTTAGCTTATGGAGCCTGTGCGTACTTGAGGTGGAAAGTGAGGGAAGGACCCTTTGTAAGTAAACTCTTGATGGCAAAGAATAGGATTGCTCCTACTCGACAGCTCACCATCCCACGGTTAGAGTTGTGTGGGGCTGTGTTGGCCTGCCGGTTGAGGACTGTGATTGAGAAGGAAATAGACATTGAACTTGAGTCAGTCATACATATTATTGATTCATCTATTGTCAGAGCACAAATTTGTAATAAGTCaagcagttttaatatttttgtcgcTACTAGAGTAGCAGAAATTCAAACTAAATCAAAATCTGTTGAATGGTTTTGGACATCCTCAGGAAATAATCCAGCAGACTTAACTACAAGGCCTACACACCCTATGCTTTTAGATTCTGATTCTTTATGGCAGAATGGACCCCCATTTATGTGTTTACCTGTTAGTGAATGGCCCATCAGTCAGTCAAATGATCTCGAACTACCAGATATTGCTCCAGTCAAAATTGTAAATAATCTATATAGGGATAATACTGTTATAATTGATGTAAATAGATATGGTAGTTACAGTAAGCTTTTAAGAGTGACTGCTAGAGTTTTGAAGGCAGATAGGTTGAGGTCATTTAAAGGTGTCTCTTTAGTTCCTCACTCAGATGATCTGAAAGTAGCAGAGGATATATGGGTGGGGTGGGTCCAGAAGACTATAGCTGGTGACTGGGAAAAGAGATATGAGAGACTTGGAGCTGTGATGAATGAGGAAGGTTTAATATGTGTTGGCCAAAGGATTTCAGTATGGCTGAAGGATAATTGGAACAGGAGTACATTTGTATTGTTACCTGTTAGGCATTCATTCACAAGATTGTATGTTAAACACATCCATGAGATAGATCATGCTGGTGTAGAGGTAACCTTAGCCAAATTGCAATCCAAGTTTTGGGTGCCTGGAGCCAGGAAACTTATAAAGTCAGTGAAGGCTCGGTGTGTCATTTGTCGTAAATTGGCTAAGAAGACTGAAGAGCAATGCATGGGTCAGTGTCCATCTGAGAGACTTCAACCCGCCCCACCCATTTTTAATACAGCTATTGATTTGTTTGGACCATTTATTGTGAAAGACACGGTCAAGAGGCGCACTAGAAAAAGGTTTATGGGATAA